The following are encoded together in the Paludisphaera mucosa genome:
- a CDS encoding sensor histidine kinase yields MAYVVSALVLVLASAAAAVALRRARAAGEVAMGLVRLAEGRRARPVLARPWGGPDALVSAFNATAPEIHDRIQRLEADRQQLRVVLGAMAEAVLAVDPRRRLLFANASADALFGLDGSSVGRLMPELIRSPQVQEAVESTFRAAHPDAYLAELTLAGREGLRASSRILAVRGSPLPGKPPAGAVLVFHDVTDLRRLERMRQDFVANASHELKTPLASIKAYAETLLDWALEDPAVNRRFVERIDEQADRLDSLIHDMLSLARLEANQDVFRHDPLGLAAVLGRCVEAHRDRAESGDLTLEFDVDALDAGATILADEEAVRQIFDNLIDNAIKYTPPGGRVGVVGSASAAEIVVAVSDTGLGIPREEQARIFERFYRVDKARSRELGGTGLGLAIVKHLVSSLQGRVEVTSRLGAGSTFTVRLPRAQAPAPSPTSTAAEAG; encoded by the coding sequence ATGGCGTACGTCGTATCGGCCCTCGTCCTGGTCCTGGCGTCCGCCGCCGCCGCGGTCGCCCTGCGACGGGCGCGGGCGGCCGGCGAGGTCGCGATGGGCCTGGTGCGGCTGGCCGAGGGTCGGCGCGCCCGGCCGGTGCTCGCGCGGCCCTGGGGCGGGCCCGACGCCCTGGTCTCGGCCTTCAACGCGACGGCGCCCGAGATCCACGACCGCATCCAGCGGCTCGAGGCCGACCGCCAGCAGCTCCGGGTCGTGCTGGGTGCGATGGCCGAGGCCGTGCTCGCCGTCGATCCCCGGCGCCGCCTGCTCTTCGCCAACGCCAGCGCCGACGCCCTCTTCGGCCTGGACGGGTCGTCGGTGGGCCGCCTGATGCCCGAGCTGATCCGCAGCCCCCAGGTGCAGGAGGCCGTCGAGTCGACGTTCCGCGCGGCCCATCCCGACGCCTACCTCGCCGAACTGACGCTGGCGGGCCGCGAGGGCCTCCGGGCCTCTTCGCGGATCCTGGCCGTCCGGGGCTCGCCGCTGCCCGGCAAGCCCCCCGCCGGCGCGGTCCTGGTCTTCCACGACGTCACCGACCTGAGGCGGCTGGAGCGGATGCGCCAGGACTTCGTCGCCAACGCCTCGCACGAGCTGAAGACCCCGCTGGCGTCGATCAAGGCGTACGCCGAGACCCTGCTCGACTGGGCGCTCGAGGATCCGGCCGTGAACCGGCGGTTCGTCGAACGGATCGACGAGCAGGCCGACCGGCTCGACTCCCTGATCCACGACATGCTCAGCCTCGCCCGGCTGGAGGCGAATCAGGACGTCTTCCGGCACGACCCCCTGGGCCTGGCCGCCGTCCTGGGCCGCTGCGTCGAGGCTCATCGCGACCGGGCCGAGTCCGGCGACCTGACCCTGGAGTTCGACGTCGACGCGCTCGACGCCGGGGCGACGATCCTGGCCGACGAGGAGGCGGTCCGCCAGATCTTCGACAACCTGATCGACAACGCGATCAAGTACACGCCGCCTGGGGGCCGGGTGGGGGTCGTCGGCTCGGCCTCGGCCGCCGAGATCGTCGTCGCGGTGAGCGACACGGGCCTCGGCATCCCCCGCGAGGAGCAGGCGCGCATCTTCGAACGCTTCTACCGGGTCGACAAGGCCCGGAGCCGCGAACTGGGCGGCACCGGGCTCGGCCTGGCCATCGTCAAGCACCTGGTCTCGTCGCTCCAGGGGCGGGTGGAGGTGACCAGCCGGCTCGGGGCCGGGTCGACCTTCACCGTCCGGCTGCCCCGGGCGCAGGCCCCCGCCCCGTCGCCGACGTCGACGGCCGCCGAGGCGGGCTGA
- the trxB gene encoding thioredoxin-disulfide reductase, translating into MSAAHSAVIIIGSGSAGLTAAIYASRANLAPLVFEGKEPGGQLTLTTTVDNFPGFPDGVEGPELMDRMRKQAQRFGADARWETAFEVDFSRRPFTVKTTDDPSGDPSSGEIRTYTADSVIIATGASARWLGIEGPYRGNGVTTCATCDGALYKGKEIAVVGGGDSAIEEATFLTRFATKVTLIHRRHELRASKIMQDRLKGHPKIEYALGNAVQEILGDASPRAPHLQGVRLRSTEDGSTRDLKIDGLFLAIGHDPNSTIFRDQVATTPEGYVLTRSALSWKDAGAPAGLLDALPNYGSATSVEGVFACGDVVDTHYRQAITAAGSGCAAAMDCERWLETQHK; encoded by the coding sequence ATGTCTGCTGCACATTCGGCCGTGATCATCATCGGTTCGGGTTCCGCCGGTCTGACCGCCGCGATCTACGCCTCGCGCGCCAACCTGGCCCCCCTGGTCTTCGAGGGCAAGGAGCCGGGCGGGCAGCTCACGCTCACGACGACGGTCGACAACTTCCCGGGCTTCCCCGACGGCGTCGAGGGGCCCGAGCTGATGGACCGGATGCGCAAGCAGGCCCAGCGGTTCGGCGCCGACGCCCGCTGGGAGACGGCCTTCGAGGTCGACTTCTCGCGGCGGCCGTTCACGGTCAAGACCACCGACGACCCCAGCGGCGACCCCTCCAGCGGCGAGATTCGCACCTACACCGCCGACTCGGTCATCATCGCCACCGGGGCCTCGGCCCGCTGGCTGGGGATCGAGGGCCCCTATCGCGGCAACGGCGTCACCACCTGCGCCACCTGCGACGGGGCGCTCTACAAGGGCAAGGAGATCGCCGTCGTCGGCGGCGGCGACTCGGCCATCGAGGAGGCGACCTTCCTCACCCGGTTCGCCACCAAGGTCACCCTCATCCACCGCCGTCACGAGCTGCGGGCGTCGAAGATCATGCAGGACCGGCTCAAGGGCCATCCCAAGATCGAATACGCCCTCGGCAACGCCGTCCAGGAGATCCTCGGCGACGCCTCCCCGCGCGCCCCCCACCTGCAAGGCGTCCGCCTCCGTTCGACGGAGGACGGCTCGACGCGAGACCTGAAGATCGACGGGTTGTTCCTGGCCATCGGCCACGACCCCAACTCGACGATCTTCCGGGACCAGGTCGCCACCACCCCCGAGGGCTACGTCCTGACCCGGTCGGCCCTCTCCTGGAAGGACGCCGGCGCTCCCGCCGGGCTGCTCGACGCGCTGCCGAATTACGGCTCGGCGACGAGCGTCGAGGGGGTCTTCGCCTGCGGCGACGTCGTCGACACCCACTACCGCCAGGCGATCACCGCCGCCGGCTCGGGGTGCGCCGCCGCGATGGATTGCGAACGCTGGCTGGAGACGCAGCACAAATGA
- a CDS encoding carbon storage regulator, with protein MERLYIGDDVCVTVVRLEGGQVRLGIEAPREIAVVRAELVPERATPPRPAHHDGGEVRRPPASARGTDTPRREPSR; from the coding sequence ATGGAACGGCTCTACATCGGCGACGACGTCTGCGTGACGGTCGTGCGGCTGGAGGGGGGCCAGGTGCGTCTGGGCATCGAGGCCCCGCGCGAGATCGCCGTCGTCCGGGCGGAGCTCGTCCCCGAGCGGGCGACGCCGCCGAGGCCGGCCCACCACGACGGCGGCGAGGTCAGGCGCCCACCAGCCTCGGCTCGTGGAACCGATACCCCACGCCGCGAACCGTCTCGATGA
- a CDS encoding response regulator codes for MPKPKILIVEDEPALVEILRANLEREGYEAIVAGDGVEGLRQAQLKTPDLIVLDLMLPLKGGLDVCRELKANARTKDVPVIMVTARGEESDQLVGFATGADDYVTKPYSMKVLIQRIKKELRRAESREETPTGSQIVSQGVVIDRHSHRAFHRDQELVLTPTEFRLLEVLLRQIGRAFTRYELMDAAIGEDAVVLERTIDVHIKSLRKKLGEAGDLIETVRGVGYRFHEPRLVGA; via the coding sequence ATGCCCAAGCCGAAGATCCTGATCGTGGAAGACGAGCCCGCGCTGGTGGAGATCCTCCGCGCCAACCTCGAGCGCGAGGGCTACGAGGCGATCGTGGCCGGCGACGGGGTCGAGGGGCTGCGGCAGGCCCAGCTCAAGACGCCCGACCTGATCGTCCTGGACCTGATGTTGCCCCTGAAGGGGGGCCTCGACGTGTGTCGCGAGCTGAAGGCGAACGCCCGCACGAAGGACGTTCCCGTCATCATGGTCACCGCCCGCGGCGAGGAGTCCGACCAGCTCGTGGGCTTCGCGACCGGCGCCGACGACTACGTGACCAAGCCGTACAGCATGAAGGTCCTGATCCAGCGGATCAAGAAAGAGCTGCGCCGCGCCGAGTCCCGCGAGGAGACCCCCACCGGATCCCAGATCGTCAGCCAGGGGGTCGTCATCGACCGCCACAGCCATCGCGCGTTCCATCGCGACCAGGAGCTGGTGCTGACCCCCACGGAGTTCCGGCTGCTGGAGGTCCTCCTCCGCCAGATCGGCCGTGCGTTCACCCGCTACGAGCTGATGGACGCCGCCATCGGCGAGGACGCCGTCGTCCTGGAGCGGACGATCGACGTCCACATCAAGAGCCTGCGGAAGAAGCTCGGCGAGGCCGGCGACCTCATCGAGACGGTTCGCGGCGTGGGGTATCGGTTCCACGAGCCGAGGCTGGTGGGCGCCTGA
- a CDS encoding M20 metallopeptidase family protein, whose amino-acid sequence MTDWRLALDRCIDSRADRLREVRRHLHVNPEPSREEYQTTRFLAERLEESGVPFSVVSSRRGILAGALDDSAGPLAAIRADIDALPIADAKDVAYRSARDGVMHACGHDAHAAMALGAAEALWACRGVLPAPNCWRAVFQPAEEVGEGAYEMVAAGAMAGVKAVAALHVDPERPVGRVGCRARELTAFCHDLDVVVRGVGGHAARPHLARDPLLAACQFLTTVYQAIPRSVDSRDPTVVTFGSIQSGTNANVIPGEAVLRGTIRTLSRQSSQRVAERLKQIADGLGAATETTFELSLNNCTEGVFNDPAVTALCTRAAGEVVGPENLDEIRLPSMGGEDFSGYLSLAPGCMLRLGVAGPGRAVHHLHSPSFDIDERALVLGAKILARSAVMMAHAFAGDGKDDTAAAS is encoded by the coding sequence ATGACCGACTGGCGCCTCGCGCTGGACCGCTGCATCGATTCGCGGGCCGACCGCCTGCGCGAGGTGCGCCGCCACCTGCACGTGAACCCCGAGCCCAGCCGCGAGGAATACCAGACGACGCGGTTCCTCGCCGAGCGGCTTGAAGAGTCCGGCGTGCCGTTTTCCGTCGTCTCGTCTCGCAGGGGGATCCTGGCGGGGGCCCTCGACGACTCGGCCGGCCCGCTCGCGGCCATCCGGGCCGACATCGACGCCCTGCCCATCGCCGACGCCAAGGACGTCGCCTATCGCTCGGCCCGCGACGGCGTGATGCACGCCTGCGGCCACGACGCCCACGCCGCGATGGCCCTGGGGGCGGCCGAGGCCCTCTGGGCCTGCCGCGGGGTCCTGCCCGCGCCGAACTGCTGGCGCGCGGTGTTCCAACCGGCCGAGGAGGTCGGCGAGGGCGCCTACGAGATGGTCGCCGCCGGCGCGATGGCGGGCGTCAAGGCCGTCGCGGCCCTTCACGTCGACCCCGAACGGCCCGTCGGCCGCGTCGGCTGCCGGGCCCGGGAACTGACGGCCTTCTGCCACGACCTGGACGTCGTCGTGCGCGGCGTGGGCGGCCATGCGGCGCGACCCCACCTGGCGCGCGACCCGCTGCTCGCCGCCTGCCAGTTCCTGACCACCGTCTACCAGGCGATCCCCCGGAGCGTCGACTCCCGCGACCCCACGGTCGTCACCTTCGGCTCGATCCAGTCCGGGACGAACGCCAACGTCATCCCCGGCGAGGCCGTCCTCAGGGGGACGATCCGCACGCTCTCGCGGCAGTCCTCCCAGCGCGTCGCCGAGCGGCTCAAGCAGATCGCCGACGGCCTGGGCGCGGCGACCGAGACGACGTTCGAGCTGAGCCTGAACAACTGCACGGAAGGCGTCTTCAACGACCCCGCCGTGACGGCCCTCTGCACCCGCGCCGCCGGCGAGGTCGTGGGCCCGGAGAACCTCGACGAGATCCGCCTGCCCAGCATGGGCGGCGAGGACTTCTCCGGCTACCTGTCCCTGGCCCCCGGCTGCATGCTCCGGCTCGGCGTGGCCGGGCCGGGCCGGGCCGTCCACCACCTCCACTCGCCCTCGTTCGACATCGACGAGCGGGCCCTGGTCCTGGGGGCCAAGATCCTCGCCCGCTCGGCCGTTATGATGGCGCACGCCTTCGCGGGCGATGGAAAGGACGATACCGCGGCCGCTTCATGA
- a CDS encoding glycosyltransferase family 25 protein, with product MSLLESFSRAYVINLPQRADRRRETRAMFDRVGLTDWERRVEFFPGIRPETTEGFPSLGVRGCFLSHLGVLKRAAEVCTDSVLIMEDDLEIDPDFVRRGDALAAILAREDWGFAYFGHILTGLPEDPGVPLQPYRGAVQTAHFVAIRREVVLRLVDHLEAILGRPTGHPDGGPMHVDGAYSIFRDKNPDVSTLVAVPNLGTQRNSSSDISTRWFDKVPGLHSMAQGARRVRRRLRR from the coding sequence ATGAGCCTCCTCGAGTCCTTCTCCCGGGCCTACGTCATCAACCTCCCGCAACGAGCGGATCGCCGCCGCGAAACGCGGGCGATGTTCGACCGCGTCGGCCTGACGGACTGGGAGCGGCGCGTCGAGTTCTTCCCGGGCATCCGCCCCGAGACGACCGAAGGGTTCCCCAGCCTGGGGGTCCGGGGATGCTTCCTCAGCCACCTCGGCGTCCTGAAGCGGGCGGCCGAGGTGTGCACGGACAGCGTGCTGATCATGGAGGACGACCTGGAGATCGACCCCGACTTCGTCCGCCGCGGCGACGCCCTCGCCGCGATCCTGGCCCGCGAGGACTGGGGGTTCGCGTATTTCGGCCACATCCTGACCGGCCTTCCCGAGGATCCGGGCGTCCCGCTCCAGCCCTATCGGGGCGCGGTCCAGACGGCGCACTTCGTGGCGATCCGGCGCGAGGTCGTCCTGCGACTCGTCGACCACCTCGAGGCGATCCTGGGACGGCCGACCGGGCATCCCGACGGCGGCCCGATGCACGTGGACGGGGCTTACAGCATCTTCCGCGACAAGAACCCCGACGTGTCGACCCTGGTCGCCGTGCCGAACCTGGGCACGCAGCGCAATTCGTCGAGCGACATCTCCACGCGGTGGTTCGACAAGGTCCCGGGCCTGCACTCGATGGCGCAGGGGGCCCGACGGGTCAGGCGTCGGCTGAGGCGTTGA
- the pstB gene encoding phosphate ABC transporter ATP-binding protein PstB — protein MNAPETLVKDGTTPPPGPPAPPGAATSRDDPSSPPPADPVVLQTRGLHVWYGSSLALKGIDIDIPRHKITAMIGPSGCGKSTLLRCFNRMNDLIPDCRMEGEVRFDGESIAGPKVDAVGLRRRIGMVFQKPNPFPKSIYNNIAWGARINGYRGDMDELVERSLRRAALWEEVKNKIHHSGMALSGGQQQRLCIARTLAVEPEVILMDEPCSALDPISTARVEDLMDDLKDDYTIVIVTHNMQQARRVSDLTACLMPDEAAGDGQRTGILVELSPTDILFTNPKDPRTEAYITGRIG, from the coding sequence ATGAACGCCCCCGAGACCCTCGTGAAGGACGGCACGACTCCCCCGCCGGGCCCTCCCGCCCCCCCGGGGGCCGCGACGTCGCGCGACGATCCGTCCTCGCCCCCGCCCGCCGACCCCGTGGTCCTGCAGACCCGCGGTCTGCACGTCTGGTACGGCTCCTCGCTGGCCCTGAAGGGCATCGACATCGACATCCCCCGCCACAAGATCACGGCCATGATCGGCCCCTCGGGCTGCGGCAAGAGCACGCTCCTGCGCTGCTTCAACCGCATGAACGACCTGATCCCCGACTGCCGGATGGAGGGCGAGGTCCGGTTCGACGGCGAGTCGATCGCCGGACCCAAGGTCGACGCCGTGGGCCTGCGGCGGCGGATCGGCATGGTCTTCCAGAAGCCCAACCCCTTCCCGAAGAGCATCTACAACAACATCGCCTGGGGCGCGAGGATCAACGGCTACCGGGGCGACATGGACGAGCTGGTCGAGCGCTCCCTGCGGCGGGCGGCGCTCTGGGAGGAGGTCAAGAACAAGATCCACCACTCGGGGATGGCGCTCTCCGGCGGCCAGCAGCAGCGGCTCTGCATCGCCCGCACGCTGGCCGTCGAGCCCGAGGTGATCCTGATGGACGAGCCCTGCTCGGCGCTCGACCCGATCTCGACGGCCCGGGTCGAGGACCTGATGGACGACCTCAAGGACGACTACACCATCGTCATCGTCACCCACAACATGCAGCAGGCCCGCCGCGTCAGCGACCTGACCGCCTGCCTCATGCCCGACGAGGCCGCCGGCGACGGCCAGCGGACCGGCATCCTCGTCGAGCTCAGCCCCACCGACATCCTGTTCACCAATCCCAAGGATCCCCGGACCGAGGCCTACATCACCGGCCGCATCGGCTGA
- the pstA gene encoding phosphate ABC transporter permease PstA gives MSDASAGAFRPHRRMRRWLGPIFGAACLLATLTGVVVLTVLMGAILAAALSGPPHPPWHDVAANLSELGSLLRRLVSGRQSSTPAAAGYHVGLVGSLWLLGLVTAIGIPVGIGAGVFLEEYMPEGRARRVIQTNIANLAGVPSVVYGILGLALFVRAFGMKGLALGPSLLAGVLTLGLLILPTLVITTQEALRTVPASLRQAALALGATRWQVVSGHVLPAALPGIMTGTILGLSRAIGETAPLLMVGAAGSLLRAPRGPLDRYTALPVEIYNYAKEPDREFQAVAAGGILILVVLLLSMNAVAILIRNRFRRGR, from the coding sequence ATGAGCGACGCGTCGGCCGGGGCGTTCCGGCCGCATCGGCGGATGCGGCGCTGGCTGGGGCCGATCTTCGGCGCGGCCTGCCTGCTGGCGACGCTGACGGGCGTGGTCGTGCTGACCGTGCTGATGGGGGCGATCCTCGCGGCCGCGTTGTCGGGGCCCCCCCATCCCCCCTGGCATGACGTCGCGGCCAACTTGAGCGAGCTGGGCTCGCTGCTGCGGCGCCTGGTCTCCGGCCGCCAGTCGAGCACCCCCGCCGCGGCCGGCTACCACGTCGGGCTCGTGGGCAGCCTCTGGCTGCTGGGGCTGGTCACGGCGATCGGCATCCCCGTGGGGATCGGGGCCGGGGTCTTCCTGGAGGAGTACATGCCGGAGGGGCGGGCGCGGCGGGTGATCCAGACCAACATCGCCAACCTGGCGGGCGTCCCCTCGGTGGTCTACGGCATCCTCGGCCTGGCGCTCTTCGTGCGGGCCTTCGGGATGAAGGGCCTGGCCCTGGGGCCGTCGCTCCTGGCGGGGGTCCTGACGCTCGGCCTGCTGATCCTTCCCACCCTGGTGATCACGACCCAGGAGGCGCTCCGCACGGTGCCGGCGTCGCTCCGCCAGGCCGCCCTGGCCCTGGGGGCGACGCGCTGGCAGGTCGTCAGCGGCCACGTCCTGCCGGCGGCCCTGCCGGGCATCATGACGGGCACGATCCTGGGCCTGTCGCGGGCGATCGGCGAGACGGCGCCGCTCTTGATGGTGGGCGCCGCCGGCTCGCTGCTGCGGGCGCCCCGCGGCCCGCTCGACCGCTACACGGCGCTGCCGGTCGAGATCTACAACTACGCCAAGGAGCCCGATCGGGAGTTCCAGGCGGTCGCCGCGGGCGGCATCCTGATCCTGGTGGTGCTGCTGCTGTCGATGAACGCCGTCGCCATCCTCATCCGCAACCGCTTCCGCCGCGGCCGCTGA
- the pstC gene encoding phosphate ABC transporter permease subunit PstC, producing the protein MTPKAPPSPPTALSSQDDAWSGQSRASAVAELLAPVVLGLCGLITVLTTLGILLVLTVQTVEFFLKAKIGVGDFLLGAVLKPDALPPKFGILPLVWGTFLIAFGSSCIALPIGLMSAIYLSEYAPRVVRSVLKPTLELLAGVPTIVYGYLALLLVTPVLKAILEPLGVRVDQFNALSACVVVGVMIVPLVSSLSEDVLSAVPSGLREAAYGLGATKFEVSTRIVLPAGLSGVVASFILAISRAVGETMAVVLAAGMIPQITLNPLTSVETMTTYIVQVISGEAAYGSAKYLSLFAVGLALFGITMTLNVISSLVLRRYREVYQ; encoded by the coding sequence GTGACCCCCAAAGCGCCGCCGAGCCCGCCGACCGCCCTTTCTTCGCAGGACGACGCGTGGAGCGGCCAGTCGCGGGCCTCGGCCGTCGCCGAGCTGCTCGCGCCGGTCGTGCTCGGTTTGTGCGGGCTCATCACCGTGCTCACGACGCTGGGGATCTTGCTCGTCCTCACGGTGCAGACGGTCGAGTTCTTCCTCAAGGCGAAGATCGGCGTCGGCGATTTCCTGCTGGGGGCGGTGCTCAAGCCGGACGCCCTGCCGCCGAAGTTCGGCATCCTGCCGCTGGTCTGGGGGACCTTCCTGATCGCCTTCGGGTCGTCGTGCATCGCGCTGCCGATCGGGCTCATGAGCGCGATCTACCTGAGCGAGTACGCCCCGCGGGTCGTGCGGTCGGTTCTCAAGCCGACCCTGGAGCTGCTCGCCGGCGTGCCGACGATCGTCTACGGCTACCTGGCCCTGCTGCTGGTCACGCCGGTCCTCAAGGCGATTTTGGAGCCCCTGGGCGTGCGGGTCGACCAGTTCAACGCCCTGTCGGCCTGCGTCGTGGTCGGGGTGATGATCGTGCCGCTGGTCTCGTCGCTGAGCGAGGACGTGCTCTCGGCCGTCCCCTCGGGCCTGCGCGAGGCGGCGTACGGGCTGGGGGCGACCAAGTTCGAGGTCTCGACGCGGATCGTCCTGCCGGCGGGGCTCTCCGGGGTGGTGGCGTCGTTCATCCTGGCGATCAGCCGGGCCGTCGGCGAGACGATGGCGGTGGTGCTGGCGGCCGGGATGATCCCCCAGATCACGCTCAACCCGCTGACCTCGGTCGAGACGATGACGACCTACATCGTCCAGGTCATCAGCGGCGAGGCCGCCTACGGCTCGGCGAAGTACCTGTCGCTGTTCGCGGTGGGGCTGGCCCTGTTCGGCATCACGATGACGCTCAACGTCATCTCCAGCCTGGTGCTCAGGCGTTACCGCGAGGTCTACCAATGA
- a CDS encoding PstS family phosphate ABC transporter substrate-binding protein has translation MRPWRERFRLLALGAALGVVGGCGGGGGAANDASTPAPTIIIDGSSTVYRISKAAQEGFAAVDPDVTVVVDNHGTGGGFGRYLQGEVDIVDASRDAKPEEAEKARSQGIEWTRLLVGYDGITLTVNAKNDFVKSLTVEQIKKLWEPGSTLKTWKDLDGSWPDRPIILYSPDNDSGTYEFFTEAIVGKAKSQREGVQQSSDDNILVNGVAGDPDGLGYFGYAYYAANKEKLRALAVQATADAPAVVPSPETIADKSYKPLSRPLYLFVKNSAARRPEMGRFLSYYLDNVSTLAVKGGYDPPSADECQAAKAALARLTAAPGAGSAEPAAKTPATP, from the coding sequence ATGCGGCCCTGGCGTGAACGATTTCGGCTCCTGGCCCTGGGCGCGGCCCTCGGCGTCGTCGGGGGATGCGGCGGGGGCGGCGGCGCAGCCAACGATGCCTCGACCCCCGCGCCGACCATCATCATCGACGGCTCCAGCACCGTCTACCGGATCAGCAAGGCGGCGCAGGAGGGGTTCGCGGCGGTCGACCCCGACGTGACGGTGGTCGTCGACAACCACGGCACCGGCGGCGGCTTCGGACGCTACCTGCAGGGCGAGGTCGACATCGTCGACGCCTCGCGCGACGCCAAGCCCGAGGAGGCGGAGAAGGCCCGCAGCCAGGGGATTGAATGGACTCGGCTGCTGGTCGGCTACGACGGCATCACCCTGACGGTCAACGCCAAGAACGACTTCGTCAAATCGCTGACGGTCGAGCAGATCAAAAAGTTGTGGGAGCCGGGCTCGACGCTCAAGACCTGGAAAGACCTCGACGGCTCGTGGCCCGATCGGCCGATCATCCTCTACTCCCCCGACAACGACTCGGGCACCTACGAGTTCTTCACCGAGGCGATCGTCGGCAAGGCCAAGAGCCAGCGCGAGGGCGTCCAGCAGAGTTCCGACGACAACATCCTGGTCAACGGCGTCGCCGGCGACCCGGACGGCCTGGGCTACTTCGGCTACGCGTACTACGCGGCCAACAAGGAGAAGCTGCGGGCCCTGGCGGTGCAGGCGACGGCCGACGCTCCGGCGGTCGTCCCCAGCCCCGAGACGATCGCCGACAAGTCGTACAAGCCGCTCTCGCGGCCCCTCTACCTGTTCGTCAAGAATTCCGCGGCCCGGCGGCCCGAGATGGGGCGATTCCTGTCGTATTACCTGGACAACGTCTCGACTCTCGCCGTGAAGGGGGGATACGATCCCCCGAGCGCGGACGAATGCCAGGCGGCCAAGGCGGCGCTGGCCCGGCTGACCGCGGCGCCGGGTGCCGGCTCGGCCGAGCCGGCCGCCAAGACGCCCGCGACCCCCTGA
- the arfB gene encoding alternative ribosome rescue aminoacyl-tRNA hydrolase ArfB, with product MIVVNDRVTLDEAELEFEFIRSSGPGGQNVNKVSTAVRLRFDATNSPSLPEDVRRRLITQAGRRVGGDGFLSILAQAERTQESNRRDAVERLVEMIAKACERPKPRRPSRPTLGSQKRRLASKKKHSESKSRRKDPGAHEE from the coding sequence ATGATCGTGGTCAACGACCGGGTGACGCTCGACGAGGCGGAACTCGAATTCGAGTTCATCCGCTCATCCGGCCCCGGCGGGCAGAACGTCAACAAGGTCTCGACGGCCGTGCGCCTCCGGTTCGACGCGACCAACTCGCCGTCGCTCCCGGAGGACGTGCGGCGCCGCCTCATCACCCAGGCCGGGCGACGGGTCGGCGGCGACGGCTTCCTGTCGATCCTCGCCCAGGCCGAGAGGACCCAGGAGTCGAACCGGCGCGACGCCGTCGAACGCCTGGTCGAGATGATCGCCAAGGCCTGCGAACGCCCCAAGCCCCGCCGCCCCTCCCGCCCCACCCTCGGCTCCCAGAAGCGCCGGCTGGCCTCCAAGAAGAAGCACAGCGAATCCAAGTCGCGGCGGAAAGACCCCGGCGCGCACGAGGAATGA
- the lgt gene encoding prolipoprotein diacylglyceryl transferase yields the protein MQPILFEALGFKVHAYGLMMALACASALGISVWRARREGMDADAVYELATWLFLGGVVGARALFVIVYPGSIHSVLDVFKAWEGGGVFYGCILGGLGGTLLYYRRRPFPFLKMADVVAPALAVGAFFGRIGCHLNGCCHGAVTRAAWGVRFPYGSHAWAEHVDHGLIPPDAPWSLPVHPTQLIASLGGLVLLVVLTAYFPYRRRPGQVMALLMIAYPITRWPVEVLRADDPGVFAGVTVSMLISLGLLAGGVALWMRLRGDEERIERLVLEGRPAAA from the coding sequence ATGCAACCGATCTTGTTCGAGGCCCTCGGCTTCAAGGTCCACGCCTACGGACTGATGATGGCCCTGGCCTGCGCCTCGGCGCTGGGGATCTCGGTCTGGCGGGCGCGCCGCGAGGGGATGGACGCAGACGCCGTGTACGAGCTGGCGACCTGGCTCTTCCTGGGCGGCGTCGTCGGCGCCCGGGCCCTCTTCGTGATCGTCTATCCCGGGTCGATCCACTCGGTCCTGGACGTCTTCAAGGCCTGGGAAGGGGGCGGGGTATTCTACGGCTGCATTCTGGGCGGCCTGGGCGGGACGCTGCTCTACTACCGGCGGCGACCCTTCCCGTTCCTCAAAATGGCCGACGTCGTCGCCCCCGCACTGGCGGTCGGCGCGTTCTTCGGGCGGATCGGCTGCCACCTCAACGGCTGCTGCCACGGGGCCGTCACCCGCGCCGCGTGGGGCGTCCGCTTCCCCTACGGCTCGCACGCCTGGGCCGAGCATGTCGACCACGGCCTGATCCCGCCCGACGCCCCGTGGTCGCTCCCGGTCCATCCGACCCAGTTAATCGCCTCGCTCGGCGGCCTCGTCCTGCTCGTCGTCCTGACGGCCTATTTCCCGTATCGCCGCCGCCCCGGCCAGGTGATGGCGCTTTTGATGATCGCCTACCCGATCACCCGCTGGCCCGTCGAAGTGCTCCGCGCCGACGACCCAGGCGTCTTCGCCGGTGTCACCGTCTCGATGCTCATCAGCCTGGGGCTGCTCGCGGGGGGCGTCGCGCTCTGGATGCGGCTGCGCGGCGACGAAGAACGGATCGAACGGCTGGTCCTCGAAGGCCGTCCGGCCGCTGCCTGA